Proteins encoded within one genomic window of Fimbriimonadia bacterium:
- the secY gene encoding preprotein translocase subunit SecY, with protein MNLRETLAAAWATPDLRGRILFLFAMFTVYIIGIHIPVPVPGVDPEKVHDLIASNAALGFINLFGGGALKKLSIFALGLNPYITSSIVMQLMTVGVPSLQKMQREEGEYGRRKINRITRWLTIVLCFFQSWGYTKLITSLASQAGASHLTFVDQLVIIAFWTAGAMFVLWLGEQIQEKGVGNGVSLMIFAGIIVQLPYQIHQLYQNLTIGQNSSLDVMLLAALFLGTIWIIVFFTQAQRRIPIHHMRRIPGRRAMGSQTVYLPLSINSAGVIPIIFAISLMYLPGTFAQALGTGSPIGGFFATMQQLFSPGSSILGAAIYTLMIFGFTYFYTAVVYNVEEMADNLKRSGAFVPGVRPGSPTRDYLDGVISRITLVGAAFLAFVALLQYWVPAWTNTINVFTLAGGTSLLIVVAVALDTMRQIESQVIMRGYEEVR; from the coding sequence GTGAATTTGCGCGAGACGCTCGCGGCGGCGTGGGCCACCCCCGACCTGCGAGGCAGGATTCTCTTCCTCTTCGCGATGTTCACGGTCTACATCATCGGCATTCACATCCCGGTGCCTGTGCCCGGCGTGGATCCCGAGAAGGTACACGATCTGATCGCCTCCAACGCTGCTCTGGGCTTTATCAATCTGTTTGGCGGAGGGGCGCTCAAGAAGCTGTCCATCTTCGCACTGGGCCTGAACCCCTACATCACCTCGTCCATCGTGATGCAGCTCATGACCGTCGGCGTTCCGTCGTTGCAGAAGATGCAGCGAGAGGAGGGCGAGTACGGTCGGCGCAAGATCAACCGCATCACTCGCTGGCTCACCATCGTACTCTGCTTCTTCCAGTCGTGGGGCTACACCAAGCTCATCACCTCGCTGGCGTCGCAGGCGGGAGCCTCTCACCTCACCTTCGTAGACCAACTCGTCATTATCGCCTTCTGGACCGCTGGCGCGATGTTCGTGTTATGGCTCGGTGAGCAGATTCAGGAGAAGGGAGTCGGCAACGGCGTATCGCTGATGATTTTCGCAGGCATCATCGTGCAGTTGCCCTACCAGATCCATCAGCTCTACCAGAACCTAACGATTGGCCAGAACTCGAGCCTGGACGTGATGCTGCTGGCTGCGTTGTTCCTCGGTACCATCTGGATCATCGTCTTCTTCACGCAGGCGCAGCGACGAATCCCGATCCACCACATGCGGCGCATACCAGGTAGGCGGGCGATGGGCTCCCAGACCGTGTACTTGCCTCTGTCGATCAACTCGGCAGGAGTCATTCCCATCATCTTCGCGATCTCGCTTATGTACCTGCCCGGCACCTTCGCGCAGGCTTTGGGCACGGGATCACCTATTGGTGGCTTCTTTGCCACCATGCAACAGTTGTTCTCGCCCGGGAGCAGCATTCTGGGTGCCGCCATCTACACGCTGATGATCTTCGGCTTCACCTACTTCTACACCGCGGTCGTCTATAACGTCGAGGAGATGGCGGATAACCTGAAGCGGAGTGGCGCTTTTGTGCCGGGCGTCCGACCCGGCTCGCCGACGCGTGATTATCTAGACGGGGTGATCAGCCGCATCACCTTGGTAGGCGCTGCGTTCCTTGCCTTCGTGGCACTGCTCCAGTACTGGGTGCCGGCGTGGACGAACACTATCAACGTCTTCACT